One region of Zingiber officinale cultivar Zhangliang chromosome 7B, Zo_v1.1, whole genome shotgun sequence genomic DNA includes:
- the LOC122007058 gene encoding UDP-glucose 6-dehydrogenase 5-like, whose protein sequence is MVKICCIGAGYVGGPTMAVIALKCPSIEVAVVDISVARIAAWNSDQLPIYEPGLEDIVKQCRGKNLSFSSDVEKHVCEADIIFVSVNTPTKTRGLGAGKAADLTYWESAARMIADVSKSDKIVVEKSTVPVKTAEAIEKILTHNSKGINYQILSNPEFLAEGTAIQDLFNPDRVLIGGRETPEGRKAVQALKEVYANWVSEDRIITTNLWSAELSKLAANAFLAQRISSVNAISALCEATGADVSEVAYAVGKDTRIGPKFLNASVGFGGSCFQKDILNLIYICECNGLPEVANYWKQVIKINDYQKNRFVNRVVASMFNTVAGKKIAVLGFAFKKDTGDTRETPAIDVCKGLLGDKAKICIYDPQVSEDQIQRDLAMNKFDWDHPIHLQPMSPTAVKEVSVTWDAYEATKGAHGICILTEWDEFKKLDYAKIYQSMQKPAFIFDGRNVVDPVKLREIGFIVYSIGKPLDLWLKDMPAVA, encoded by the coding sequence ATGGTGAAGATCTGCTGCATAGGTGCCGGCTATGTCGGTGGCCCAACCATGGCCGTCATCGCTTTGAAATGCCCGTCCATTGAAGTTGCTGTTGTTGACATCTCTGTCGCCCGCATTGCTGCCTGGAACAGTGATCAACTTCCAATTTATGAGCCGGGGCTTGAAGACATAGTGAAGCAGTGCCGAGGGAAGAACCTTTCCTTCAGCTCAGATGTGGAGAAGCACGTATGTGAGGCCGATATAATCTTTGTCTCTGTGAACACACCAACAAAAACCCGGGGACTCGGTGCAGGCAAGGCTGCTGACCTTACCTACTGGGAGAGTGCTGCTCGCATGATAGCCGACGTCTCCAAATCAGACAAGATTGTGGTTGAAAAATCCACTGTCCCTGTCAAGACCGCGGAGGCTATCGAGAAGATTTTGACCCACAACAGCAAAGGCATCAACTACCAGATCCTTTCCAATCCCGAATTCCTCGCTGAGGGCACAGCGATTCAAGATTTATTCAACCCTGACCGAGTGCTCATCGGTGGCCGTGAAACACCAGAGGGCCGCAAGGCCGTGCAAGCACTGAAAGAGGTGTATGCTAATTGGGTTTCCGAGGATAGAATCATTACGACCAACCTCTGGTCTGCTGAGCTATCCAAGCTTGCTGCCAATGCCTTCCTCGCTCAGAGGATCTCTTCAGTGAATGCCATCTCGGCACTCTGCGAGGCCACGGGTGCAGATGTGAGTGAGGTGGCCTATGCTGTTGGGAAAGACACGAGAATTGGGCCTAAGTTCTTGAATGCGAGTGTCGGGTTTGGTGGTTCTTGCTTCCAGAAGGACATCCTGAACTTGATCTACATCTGCGAATGCAATGGCCTTCCTGAGGTGGCCAATTACTGGAAGCAAGTTATCAAAATCAACGACTACCAGAAGAATCGATTCGTCAACCGGGTGGTTGCCTCCATGTTTAACACTGTTGCCGGGAAGAAGATTGCCGTGCTCGGGTTTGCCTTCAAGAAGGATACTGGTGACACAAGGGAGACTCCGGCCATCGATGTTTGCAAGGGACTTCTGGGCGACAAGGCCAAGATTTGCATCTACGATCCCCAAGTGTCCGAAGATCAGATCCAACGCGATCTCGCGATGAACAAATTCGACTGGGATCACCCCATCCACTTGCAACCTATGAGCCCCACTGCAGTGAAGGAGGTCTCTGTGACCTGGGACGCCTACGAGGCGACTAAGGGGGCACACGGAATTTGCATCCTCACTGAGTGGGACGAGTTCAAGAAGCTGGATTATGCGAAGATCTACCAGAGCATGCAGAAACCTGCTTTTATCTTTGACGGACGCAATGTGGTCGATCCCGTCAAGCTTAGGGAGATCGGTTTTATAGTTTACTCAATTGGGAAGCCATTGGACCTATGGCTCAAGGACATGCCTGCTGTGGCCTAA